A single window of Vigna unguiculata cultivar IT97K-499-35 chromosome 1, ASM411807v1, whole genome shotgun sequence DNA harbors:
- the LOC114180063 gene encoding derlin-1.1-like isoform X1: protein MSTPAEYYRSLPPVSKTYGVACLMTTSAYYLQLYDAWNIALFYEPVFKRFQVWRLITNFFFLGPFSLPFAVRLIMIAKYGVSLEKGPFDKRTADYVWMFIFGAFSLLVISAVPYFRFPFLGVSLVFMIVYVWSREFPNARINIYGVVSLKGFYLPWALLALDLIFGNPIKPDILGMVAGHIYYFLTVLHPLAGGNFKLKTPLWVHRIVAYWGEGTQINSPVQSDPSAGIVFKGRSHRLGGTERTAEQSEGNVSASSHQQQTQTNGVAFRGKSRRLNG from the exons ATGTCTACACCagcaga ATACTATCGATCTCTACCACCTGTGAGCAAGACCTATGGAGTTGCCTGTTTGATGACAACTTCTGCATATTATCTGCAACTCTATGATGCATGGAACATAGCACTTTTTTATGAACCAGTGTTTAAACGCTTTCAG GTTTGGAGGCTTATCACAAATTTCTTCTTTCTTGGCCCGTTTTCACTTCCATTTGCTGTGCGTCTGATAATGAT AGCAAAATATGGTGTTTCATTGGAAAAAGGGCCCTTTGACAAGAGAACTGCAGATTATGTTTGGATGTTCATATTTGGTGCATTCTCTCTTCTG GTGATTTCGGCAGTGCCATATTTTCGGTTTCCATTCTTGGGAGTTTCGTTAGTTTTCATGATCGTCTATGTTTGGAGCCGCGAGTTTCCAAATGCACGAATCAACATTTACGGTGTCGTATCATTGAAG gGATTTTACCTTCCATGGGCTTTGCTTGCTCTGGATTTAATATTTGGAAATCCTATAAAGCCAGACATCTTAGGTATGGTTGCAGGACACATATATTACTTCTTAACAGTGCTTCATCCTCTTGCTGGGGGAAACTTCAAACTCAAAACTCCTCTTTGGGT TCACAGAATAGTAGCATATTGGGGAGAGGGTACACAGATAAATTCTCCTGTGCAATCTGATCCCTCTGCTGGAATTGTGTTTAAAGGAAGAAGCCATCGTCTTGGTGGCACTGAAAGAACAGCAGAGCAAAGTGAAGGGAATGTTTCTGCTTCCTCACATCAGCAACAGACTCAGACTAATGGAGTTGCTTTTAGAGGAAAGAGTCGTCGTTTAAATGGATGA
- the LOC114180063 gene encoding derlin-1-like isoform X2: MTTSAYYLQLYDAWNIALFYEPVFKRFQVWRLITNFFFLGPFSLPFAVRLIMIAKYGVSLEKGPFDKRTADYVWMFIFGAFSLLVISAVPYFRFPFLGVSLVFMIVYVWSREFPNARINIYGVVSLKGFYLPWALLALDLIFGNPIKPDILGMVAGHIYYFLTVLHPLAGGNFKLKTPLWVHRIVAYWGEGTQINSPVQSDPSAGIVFKGRSHRLGGTERTAEQSEGNVSASSHQQQTQTNGVAFRGKSRRLNG, translated from the exons ATGACAACTTCTGCATATTATCTGCAACTCTATGATGCATGGAACATAGCACTTTTTTATGAACCAGTGTTTAAACGCTTTCAG GTTTGGAGGCTTATCACAAATTTCTTCTTTCTTGGCCCGTTTTCACTTCCATTTGCTGTGCGTCTGATAATGAT AGCAAAATATGGTGTTTCATTGGAAAAAGGGCCCTTTGACAAGAGAACTGCAGATTATGTTTGGATGTTCATATTTGGTGCATTCTCTCTTCTG GTGATTTCGGCAGTGCCATATTTTCGGTTTCCATTCTTGGGAGTTTCGTTAGTTTTCATGATCGTCTATGTTTGGAGCCGCGAGTTTCCAAATGCACGAATCAACATTTACGGTGTCGTATCATTGAAG gGATTTTACCTTCCATGGGCTTTGCTTGCTCTGGATTTAATATTTGGAAATCCTATAAAGCCAGACATCTTAGGTATGGTTGCAGGACACATATATTACTTCTTAACAGTGCTTCATCCTCTTGCTGGGGGAAACTTCAAACTCAAAACTCCTCTTTGGGT TCACAGAATAGTAGCATATTGGGGAGAGGGTACACAGATAAATTCTCCTGTGCAATCTGATCCCTCTGCTGGAATTGTGTTTAAAGGAAGAAGCCATCGTCTTGGTGGCACTGAAAGAACAGCAGAGCAAAGTGAAGGGAATGTTTCTGCTTCCTCACATCAGCAACAGACTCAGACTAATGGAGTTGCTTTTAGAGGAAAGAGTCGTCGTTTAAATGGATGA